In Elaeis guineensis isolate ETL-2024a chromosome 1, EG11, whole genome shotgun sequence, a genomic segment contains:
- the LOC105060985 gene encoding DNA-directed RNA polymerases II, IV and V subunit 3 isoform X1: MAERVSYQRFPKVRIRELKDDYVKFELRETDASIANALRRVMLAEVPTLAIDLVEIEVNSSVLNDEFIAHRLGLIPLTSDDAMGMRFSRDCDSCDGDGQCDYCSVEFHLNVRCDSDQTLDVTSADLRSTSPTVCPVDVAHRVLASADPNSFDSSDQRGILIVKLRRGQELRLRAIARKGIGKDHAKWSPAATVTFLYEPQIHINEELMETLTLEEKRGWVESSPTRVFGMDPNTQQVVVVDPEAYTYDEEVIKKAEAMGKPGLVEIYPKEDSFIFTVESTGAIRASQLVINALEVLRQKLDAVRLQEDESDFGELSAHLHGGG; encoded by the exons atGGCGGAGCGGGTGTCGTACCAGCGTTTCCCGAAGGTGCGGATCCGGGAGCTGAAGGACGACTATGTGAAGTTCGAGCTGCGGGAGACGGACGCGAGCATCGCCAACGCGCTGCGGCGGGTGATGCTGGCGGAGGTGCCGACGCTGGCGATCGACCTGGTGGAGATCGAGGTGAACTCGTCGGTGCTCAATGACGAGTTCATCGCCCACCGCCTCGGCCTCATCCCCCTCACCTCCGACGACGCCATGGGCATGCGCTTCTCCCGCGACTGCGACTCTTGCGACGGCGACGGCCAGTGCGACTACTGCTCCGTCGAGTTCCACCTCAACGTCCGCTGCGACTCCGACCAGACCCTCGACGTCACCAGCGCCGACCTTCGCAGCACCTCCCCAACCGTCTGCCCCGTCGACGTCGCCCACCGCGTCCTCGCCTCCGCCGATCCCAACTCCTTCGACTCCTCCGACCAAAG GGGCATACTTATCGTGAAGTTGCGACGGGGGCAAGAACTGAGACTGCGAGCAATTGCCAGGAAAGGGATTGGGAAGGACCATGCAAAATGGTCACCTGCTGCAACTGTTACTTTTCTGTATGAACCTCAGATTCATATCAATGAAGAGTTGatggaaactctgacactagagGAAAAACGAGGCTGGGTTGAGAGCAGTCCTACAAGAGTCTTTGGCATGGATCCGAATACCCAACAG GTAGTGGTGGTTGATCCTGAGGCATACACTTATGATGAGGAAGTGATCAAGAAAGCAGAGGCTATGGGGAAGCCTGGACTTGTTGAGATATATCCTAAAGAAGATAGCTTTATCTTCACTGTCGAGTCAACAGGTGCCATCAGGGCTTCCCAATTGGTCATCAATGCATTAGAGGTCTTGAGGCAGAAGCTGGATGCAGTTCGTCTGCAAGAAGATGAATCTGATTTTGGTGAACTGAGTGCACACCTTCACGGCGGAGGCTAA
- the LOC105060985 gene encoding DNA-directed RNA polymerases II, IV and V subunit 3 isoform X2 has translation MAERVSYQRFPKVRIRELKDDYVKFELRETDASIANALRRVMLAEVPTLAIDLVEIEVNSSVLNDEFIAHRLGLIPLTSDDAMGMRFSRDCDSCDGDGQCDYCSVEFHLNVRCDSDQTLDVTSADLRSTSPTVCPVDVAHRVLASADPNSFDSSDQRGILIVKLRRGQELRLRAIARKGIGKDHAKWSPAATVTFLYEPQIHINEELMETLTLEEKRGWVESSPTRVFGMDPNTQQLLAAERTCAG, from the exons atGGCGGAGCGGGTGTCGTACCAGCGTTTCCCGAAGGTGCGGATCCGGGAGCTGAAGGACGACTATGTGAAGTTCGAGCTGCGGGAGACGGACGCGAGCATCGCCAACGCGCTGCGGCGGGTGATGCTGGCGGAGGTGCCGACGCTGGCGATCGACCTGGTGGAGATCGAGGTGAACTCGTCGGTGCTCAATGACGAGTTCATCGCCCACCGCCTCGGCCTCATCCCCCTCACCTCCGACGACGCCATGGGCATGCGCTTCTCCCGCGACTGCGACTCTTGCGACGGCGACGGCCAGTGCGACTACTGCTCCGTCGAGTTCCACCTCAACGTCCGCTGCGACTCCGACCAGACCCTCGACGTCACCAGCGCCGACCTTCGCAGCACCTCCCCAACCGTCTGCCCCGTCGACGTCGCCCACCGCGTCCTCGCCTCCGCCGATCCCAACTCCTTCGACTCCTCCGACCAAAG GGGCATACTTATCGTGAAGTTGCGACGGGGGCAAGAACTGAGACTGCGAGCAATTGCCAGGAAAGGGATTGGGAAGGACCATGCAAAATGGTCACCTGCTGCAACTGTTACTTTTCTGTATGAACCTCAGATTCATATCAATGAAGAGTTGatggaaactctgacactagagGAAAAACGAGGCTGGGTTGAGAGCAGTCCTACAAGAGTCTTTGGCATGGATCCGAATACCCAACAG TTGCTTGCAGCTGAACGAACTTGCGCTGGATAA